Genomic window (Candidatus Cloacimonadota bacterium):
GAACTCTTCGTGCAGCTTGCTGATCTCGCGGGCGAGGCAGACCTGCCGGTTTCCACAGTGGGAGAGGAGGTCCTCAAGCGTTTGCTTCAGCCTGTGCGGTGCCTCGTACAGCGCGGTGGTGTGGGGGCTGGAACTGATGAGGGCGAGCCGGGCCAGCCTGTCTTTCTGTTTGAGGGGCAGAAAACCCAGGAACAGAAAGCTCTCCGGGTTTAGTCCGGAAGCCGTGACAGCCGGGATCAGGGCGGTGGCTCCGGGCAGGGGGATGATGGTCACACCCGCTTCAATGGCGGCGCGGACCAGCCAAAAGGCCGGGTCGGAAATCCCCGGGCTGCCGGCGTCGGAAACGACCGCGATGGACTTTCCTTCGTGCAGCAGGGCGAGGATTTCCGCCAGGCGTTGTTTTTCGTTGTATTTGTGCAGGCTGAGCAGCCTGGGAGCCTTGATCTGGTAATGCGAGAGCAGGAAACGGGTTTTGCGCGTGTCTTCGGCAGCGATCAGGTTCACACTCTTCAAAGTGTCCAGCGCGCGGAGGGTGATGTCACCCAGGTTTCCCACCGGCACCGGAACCAGATACAGGCTGCCTGCTGGCAAATCCGCTCCTTAAACCAGTTGCAGAGCTTTGCCCACCTTGATGAAGGCGGCGATGGCCTTGTCCAGGTCCTCGCGGCTGTGCGCCGCGGAAAGCTGAACCCGGATGCGGGCTTTGCCTTTGGGCACCACGGGATAGACGAAGCCAATCACGTAGATGCCTTCTTCCAGCAGCATGTCGGCCATTTTCATCGCCAGAGGCTCGTCGTAAAGCATCACGGGCACGATGGCGGTGTTGCCTTCCACGATCTTGAAGCCGGCCTTGATCATTTCCGCGCGGAAATAGCTGGCGTTTTCCCACACTTTGTCACGCAGAGCGGAGGAACCGGAAAGCAGGTCGATCACCTTGATGCTGGCGCCAACCACGGCGGGGGCGACGGTGTTTGAAAACAGATAGGGCCGGCTGCGCTGGCGCAGCAGCTCGATGATCTCTTTGCGGCCGGAGGTGAAACCGCCGTTGGCGCCGCCCATCGCTTTGCCGAGGGTGCTGGTAACTATGTCCACGCGGTGCTGAACGCCAAACTGTTCCGGGGTTCCGCGGCCGGTTTTGCCGATATAGCCGGTGGCGTGGGAATCGTCCACCATCACCAGGGCGTCGTATTTTTCGGCCAGATCGCAGATCTCGGGCAACCGGGCCATGTCGCCGTCCATGGAGAAAACGCCGTCGGTGCAGATCAGGCGGTACTTCAGGTCCTTGGCCTCGATCAGGCATTTTTCCAGCTCTTCCATGTTCGAGTGTTTGTAGCGGAAGCGCTGCGCCTTGCAGAGCCTCACTCCGTCGATGATGGAGGCGTGGTTCAGTTCATCGGAGATGATGGCGCTTTCCTCGTTCAGAAGGGGTTCGAACACACCGCCGTTGGCGTCGAAGCAAGCGGCGTAGAGGATGGTGTCCTCGGTGCCGAGAAACTCGGA
Coding sequences:
- the rsmI gene encoding 16S rRNA (cytidine(1402)-2'-O)-methyltransferase, coding for MPAGSLYLVPVPVGNLGDITLRALDTLKSVNLIAAEDTRKTRFLLSHYQIKAPRLLSLHKYNEKQRLAEILALLHEGKSIAVVSDAGSPGISDPAFWLVRAAIEAGVTIIPLPGATALIPAVTASGLNPESFLFLGFLPLKQKDRLARLALISSSPHTTALYEAPHRLKQTLEDLLSHCGNRQVCLAREISKLHEEFIRGRLEDILADYQIMEKGEFVILVEAATPDQPASEADIRAYLAEFEPGPASSKELAENLSIRFGISRNQAYKLILDARKRSR
- a CDS encoding glycine C-acetyltransferase: MFGKMKTDLQDLFVELKQQGLYKNERVITTPQGANIGVSTGKKVMNFCANNYLGLGNHPEVVKAAQDIMNDWGYGLASVRFICGTQQIHKDLERKISEFLGTEDTILYAACFDANGGVFEPLLNEESAIISDELNHASIIDGVRLCKAQRFRYKHSNMEELEKCLIEAKDLKYRLICTDGVFSMDGDMARLPEICDLAEKYDALVMVDDSHATGYIGKTGRGTPEQFGVQHRVDIVTSTLGKAMGGANGGFTSGRKEIIELLRQRSRPYLFSNTVAPAVVGASIKVIDLLSGSSALRDKVWENASYFRAEMIKAGFKIVEGNTAIVPVMLYDEPLAMKMADMLLEEGIYVIGFVYPVVPKGKARIRVQLSAAHSREDLDKAIAAFIKVGKALQLV